From a region of the Sminthopsis crassicaudata isolate SCR6 chromosome 6, ASM4859323v1, whole genome shotgun sequence genome:
- the TCP11L1 gene encoding T-complex protein 11-like protein 1 isoform X1 — translation MSENHDDKPHPSDSERALEDGIEGADESVRKRIRQSTPSPQRLPRPQSSPPRFVSVDELMETVKGVTNMALAHEIVVNGDFQIKPTALPEDSLEKRVREIVHKAFWDCLSVQLSEDPPTYDHAIKLVGEIKETLLSFLLPGHSRLRNQISEVLDLDLIKQEAENGALDISRLAEFIIGMMGTLCAPARDEEIKKLKDIKEIVPLFRALFSVLDLMKVDMANFAVSSIRPHLMHQSVEYERKKFQEFFEKQPNALDLVTQWLQEASEDLINQRNRNSLMAGEGAVGSEGTAALCPLTVQNHAYMKLLKWEHMHRPFPETVLMDQPRFQEMQQELERLSVVGATLLVTYSASAPGVSSLAGFAEKLKMVVQVLLTDMHLPSFNLNEALATVGEKVCVEVAGCLAQCGFTPLSADKEIALKGQIQAIASPDDPIRRLVDARIQAFLEAHLASGLQKSLPAIPGGLGPVQKELEEVAVKFVRLVNYNRMVFSPYYDAILSKILGPEGPRGSVSS, via the exons ATGTCCGAGAACCACGACGATAAGCCTCACCCAAGCGATTCAGAGCGAGCCCTAGAAGATGGTATAGAGGGGGCTGACGAGTCCGTCCGGAAGCGAATCCGGCAGAGTACTCCCAGCCCTCAGAGACTGCCCAGACCTCAGT CTAGTCCTCCTCGATTTGTGTCAGTGGATGAACTCATGGAGACGGTCAAAGGAGTTACTAATATGGCATTGGCCCATGAAATTGTAGTGAATGGGGACTTCCAGATAAAACCAACAGCACTGCCAGAAGACAG CTTGGAGAAGAGAGTCAGGGAGATTGTCCACAAAGCCTTTTGGGATTGCTTGAGTGTCCAACTAAGTGAAGATCCACCAACTTATGACCATGCTATCAAGCTTGTTGGGGAAATCAAAGAG ACCCTCTTATCTTTCTTGCTGCCTGGTCACAGTAGATTGAGAAACCAGATCAGCGAAGTCCTCGATCTGGACCTGATAAAGCAGGAGGCAGAGAATGGAGCCCTGGACATTTCCAGGCTGGCTGAATTCATCATTGGGATGATGGGAACACTCTGTGCACCAGCTAGAGATGAggagattaagaaattgaaggaCATTAAGGAAATAGTTCCCCTTTTCAG GGCACTGTTTTCCGTGCTAGACCTAATGAAGGTAGACATGGCTAACTTTGCTGTCAGTAGCATTAGGCCGCATCTCATGCACCAGTcagttgaatatgaaaggaagAAGTTTCAAGAATTTTTCGAGAAACAACCAA ATGCCCTGGACCTGGTCACCCAGTGGCTGCAAGAGGCCTCAGAAGACCTCATTAACCAGAGGAACCGGAACTCCCTGATGGCTGGGGAGGGGGCCGTGGGCTCTGAGGGGACGGCCGCACTGTGCCCGCTGACTGTCCAGAACCACGCCTACATGAAGCTGCTGAAGTGGGAGCACATGCACCGGCCCTTCCCTGAA ACCGTCCTGATGGACCAGCCCCGTTTCCAGGAGATGCAGCAGGAGCTTGAGAGGCTCAGTGTGGTGGGGGCGACCTTGCTGGTCACTTACAGCGCCTCTGCTCCAGGGGTGTCCAGCCTAGCCGGCTTTGCCGAGAAGCTCAAGATGGTCGTCCAGGTCCTGCTGACAGACATGCATCTGCC TTCCTTTAATCTGAACGAAGCCCTTGCCACCGTCGGGGAGAAAGTGTGCGTGGAGGTGGCTGGCTGCCTGGCCCAGTGCGGATTCACCCCTCTCAGCGCCGACAAGGAGATCGCCCTCAAAGGACAGATCCAAGCGATTGCCAGCCCCGATGACCCCATCCGCAGGCTTGTGG ATGCCAGAATCCAGGCCTTCTTGGAGGCTCACCTGGCCTCTGGCCTCCAGAAGTCTCTCCCTGCCATTCCGGGGGGCCTGGGCCCCGTCCAGAAGGAGCTGGAGGAGGTGGCCGTCAAGTTTGTGCGCCTGGTCAACTACAACAGGATGGTTTTCAGCCCCTACTACGACGCCATCCTCAGTAAGATATTGGGGCCGGAGGGTCCCCGGGGGTCGGTGAGCTCGTAG
- the TCP11L1 gene encoding T-complex protein 11-like protein 1 isoform X2, with the protein METVKGVTNMALAHEIVVNGDFQIKPTALPEDSLEKRVREIVHKAFWDCLSVQLSEDPPTYDHAIKLVGEIKETLLSFLLPGHSRLRNQISEVLDLDLIKQEAENGALDISRLAEFIIGMMGTLCAPARDEEIKKLKDIKEIVPLFRALFSVLDLMKVDMANFAVSSIRPHLMHQSVEYERKKFQEFFEKQPNALDLVTQWLQEASEDLINQRNRNSLMAGEGAVGSEGTAALCPLTVQNHAYMKLLKWEHMHRPFPETVLMDQPRFQEMQQELERLSVVGATLLVTYSASAPGVSSLAGFAEKLKMVVQVLLTDMHLPSFNLNEALATVGEKVCVEVAGCLAQCGFTPLSADKEIALKGQIQAIASPDDPIRRLVDARIQAFLEAHLASGLQKSLPAIPGGLGPVQKELEEVAVKFVRLVNYNRMVFSPYYDAILSKILGPEGPRGSVSS; encoded by the exons ATGGAGACGGTCAAAGGAGTTACTAATATGGCATTGGCCCATGAAATTGTAGTGAATGGGGACTTCCAGATAAAACCAACAGCACTGCCAGAAGACAG CTTGGAGAAGAGAGTCAGGGAGATTGTCCACAAAGCCTTTTGGGATTGCTTGAGTGTCCAACTAAGTGAAGATCCACCAACTTATGACCATGCTATCAAGCTTGTTGGGGAAATCAAAGAG ACCCTCTTATCTTTCTTGCTGCCTGGTCACAGTAGATTGAGAAACCAGATCAGCGAAGTCCTCGATCTGGACCTGATAAAGCAGGAGGCAGAGAATGGAGCCCTGGACATTTCCAGGCTGGCTGAATTCATCATTGGGATGATGGGAACACTCTGTGCACCAGCTAGAGATGAggagattaagaaattgaaggaCATTAAGGAAATAGTTCCCCTTTTCAG GGCACTGTTTTCCGTGCTAGACCTAATGAAGGTAGACATGGCTAACTTTGCTGTCAGTAGCATTAGGCCGCATCTCATGCACCAGTcagttgaatatgaaaggaagAAGTTTCAAGAATTTTTCGAGAAACAACCAA ATGCCCTGGACCTGGTCACCCAGTGGCTGCAAGAGGCCTCAGAAGACCTCATTAACCAGAGGAACCGGAACTCCCTGATGGCTGGGGAGGGGGCCGTGGGCTCTGAGGGGACGGCCGCACTGTGCCCGCTGACTGTCCAGAACCACGCCTACATGAAGCTGCTGAAGTGGGAGCACATGCACCGGCCCTTCCCTGAA ACCGTCCTGATGGACCAGCCCCGTTTCCAGGAGATGCAGCAGGAGCTTGAGAGGCTCAGTGTGGTGGGGGCGACCTTGCTGGTCACTTACAGCGCCTCTGCTCCAGGGGTGTCCAGCCTAGCCGGCTTTGCCGAGAAGCTCAAGATGGTCGTCCAGGTCCTGCTGACAGACATGCATCTGCC TTCCTTTAATCTGAACGAAGCCCTTGCCACCGTCGGGGAGAAAGTGTGCGTGGAGGTGGCTGGCTGCCTGGCCCAGTGCGGATTCACCCCTCTCAGCGCCGACAAGGAGATCGCCCTCAAAGGACAGATCCAAGCGATTGCCAGCCCCGATGACCCCATCCGCAGGCTTGTGG ATGCCAGAATCCAGGCCTTCTTGGAGGCTCACCTGGCCTCTGGCCTCCAGAAGTCTCTCCCTGCCATTCCGGGGGGCCTGGGCCCCGTCCAGAAGGAGCTGGAGGAGGTGGCCGTCAAGTTTGTGCGCCTGGTCAACTACAACAGGATGGTTTTCAGCCCCTACTACGACGCCATCCTCAGTAAGATATTGGGGCCGGAGGGTCCCCGGGGGTCGGTGAGCTCGTAG